In Chloroflexota bacterium, the following proteins share a genomic window:
- a CDS encoding methyltransferase domain-containing protein: MSRFGAEPLEFFKNVYNDVPPWDVAAPQPALIELINAFPPQNPILDVGCGSGDLALGLAQRGYTVVGVDFVPSAIEQAQAKAAALPSEVAQRLRFVVGDGLKPSLLETKFGAIVDTGFYHLFNQADTEAFIDDLAQALQPQGRYYVLAFGIEFASVNVPRAITEDEIRSRFTAQRGWRVLDLQPAQFLNRVGPPVTALAACIERM; encoded by the coding sequence ATGAGTCGTTTTGGTGCAGAACCGCTGGAATTTTTTAAAAATGTCTATAACGATGTGCCACCATGGGATGTTGCTGCACCCCAACCTGCCTTGATTGAGTTAATCAACGCCTTTCCACCGCAAAATCCTATTCTTGATGTTGGTTGTGGTTCGGGGGATTTAGCGCTTGGCTTGGCACAACGTGGCTATACGGTGGTTGGAGTCGATTTTGTGCCCAGCGCGATTGAGCAAGCCCAAGCCAAAGCAGCAGCCTTGCCCAGTGAAGTTGCCCAACGCCTTCGTTTTGTGGTTGGTGATGGCCTCAAGCCCTCCTTGCTTGAAACCAAATTTGGGGCGATCGTCGATACTGGCTTTTACCATTTGTTTAATCAAGCTGATACCGAAGCGTTTATTGACGACTTGGCTCAAGCCTTGCAACCCCAAGGGCGTTATTATGTATTGGCATTTGGAATCGAGTTTGCCAGCGTCAATGTGCCCCGTGCCATCACCGAGGATGAAATTCGCAGTCGATTTACTGCTCAGCGTGGTTGGCGTGTGCTCGATCTGCAACCAGCCCAATTTCTCAATCGCGTTGGGCCGCCAGTTACTGCGCTTGCCGCTTGTATTGAGCGAATGTAG